The following are encoded together in the Bombus fervidus isolate BK054 chromosome 10, iyBomFerv1, whole genome shotgun sequence genome:
- the Pex14 gene encoding peroxisomal biogenesis factor 14 isoform X1: MAMANQDANNNNLALRENLVKTAVEFLQNPKVQNSPIGRKEEFLQRKGLTEEEIKRAFKLASIDITIDQNVVHNSNDYTVVPIPPRQMYPYFQTYPYQITLFQRIKEFFNATALIGATIYCIYWFYKKFIEPFLFGRKKKDSIKDSVTELDKTIQNSMKEVKESISKVEGDVQKLTQNQFMDPMVPQLVQELKQDLASLKSLLLSRKQFPSAPASVPSISIPTWQLDAAGTSQEKSTEREDDAGSGSSANNSDSSLEMIREDPPKV; encoded by the exons ATGGCTATGGCTAACCAAGatgcaaataataataacctTGCTTTGAGGGAAAATTTA gTAAAAACAGcagtagaatttttacaaaatcctAAAGTACAAAATAGTCCTATTGGACGTAAAGAAGAATTTCTTCAAAGAAAGGGTTTAACAgaggaagaaattaaaagagcATTTAAATTAGCTTCTATTGACATAACGATTGATCAAAATGTTGTTCATAATTCAAATGATTATACAGTGGTCCCTATTCCACCGAGACAAATGTATCCATATTTTCAAACATACCCATACCAAATAACTTTGTTCCAAAGAATTAAAGAATTCTTCAATGCTACGGCTTTAATTGGAGCTACTATATATTGCATTTATTGGTTTTACAAG AAATTTATTGAACCATTTCTATTTGGCCGGAAAAAGAAGGATAGCATAAAGGATTCAGTTACTGAGTTAGACAAGACTATTCAAAATTCCAtgaaagaagtaaaagaatCTATTTCTAAAGTTGAAGGAGATGTCCAAAAGTTGACGCAGAATCAATTTATGGACCCAATGGTACCTCAATTGGTACAAGAATTGAAACAAGATTTAGCTAGTCTCAAATCTTTACTTTTATCAAg AAAACAATTTCCAAGTGCGCCAGCATCAGTACCATCTATATCTATACCAACATGGCAATTAGATGCTGCAGGTACAAGTCAGGAAAAATCAACTGAACGAGAAGATGATGCTGGAAGTGGAAGTAGCGCTAATAATTCAGATAGTTCTCTGGAAATGATTCGCGAAGATCCGCCTAAGGTGTAA
- the Pex14 gene encoding peroxisomal biogenesis factor 14 isoform X2 — protein sequence MVKTAVEFLQNPKVQNSPIGRKEEFLQRKGLTEEEIKRAFKLASIDITIDQNVVHNSNDYTVVPIPPRQMYPYFQTYPYQITLFQRIKEFFNATALIGATIYCIYWFYKKFIEPFLFGRKKKDSIKDSVTELDKTIQNSMKEVKESISKVEGDVQKLTQNQFMDPMVPQLVQELKQDLASLKSLLLSRKQFPSAPASVPSISIPTWQLDAAGTSQEKSTEREDDAGSGSSANNSDSSLEMIREDPPKV from the exons gTAAAAACAGcagtagaatttttacaaaatcctAAAGTACAAAATAGTCCTATTGGACGTAAAGAAGAATTTCTTCAAAGAAAGGGTTTAACAgaggaagaaattaaaagagcATTTAAATTAGCTTCTATTGACATAACGATTGATCAAAATGTTGTTCATAATTCAAATGATTATACAGTGGTCCCTATTCCACCGAGACAAATGTATCCATATTTTCAAACATACCCATACCAAATAACTTTGTTCCAAAGAATTAAAGAATTCTTCAATGCTACGGCTTTAATTGGAGCTACTATATATTGCATTTATTGGTTTTACAAG AAATTTATTGAACCATTTCTATTTGGCCGGAAAAAGAAGGATAGCATAAAGGATTCAGTTACTGAGTTAGACAAGACTATTCAAAATTCCAtgaaagaagtaaaagaatCTATTTCTAAAGTTGAAGGAGATGTCCAAAAGTTGACGCAGAATCAATTTATGGACCCAATGGTACCTCAATTGGTACAAGAATTGAAACAAGATTTAGCTAGTCTCAAATCTTTACTTTTATCAAg AAAACAATTTCCAAGTGCGCCAGCATCAGTACCATCTATATCTATACCAACATGGCAATTAGATGCTGCAGGTACAAGTCAGGAAAAATCAACTGAACGAGAAGATGATGCTGGAAGTGGAAGTAGCGCTAATAATTCAGATAGTTCTCTGGAAATGATTCGCGAAGATCCGCCTAAGGTGTAA
- the Dd gene encoding CTD nuclear envelope phosphatase 1-like protein dullard isoform X1: MEKRICMCTPLLYAEVCIILQREVECCKGKRDPNVGETGEQVLPDFGPVRRSVEMLKQLQMGMRAFLLMASRLWTCVFFLLKKQVRAISQMQPVKYEIFPLSPLSRHRLSIVKRKVLVLDLDETLIHSHHDGVARPTVRFGTPPDFILKVKIDRHPVRFFVHKRPHVDFFLDIVSQWYELVVFTASMEIYGAAVAEKLDNNRGILRRRYYRQHCTPEMGSYTKDLSAICSDLASVFILDNSPGAYRAYPHNAIPIKSWFSDAGDTALLSLLPVLDALRFTQDVRSVLSRNLHLHHTW; encoded by the exons ATGGAAAAGCGTATTTGTATGTGCACGCCGCTACTATACGCGGAAG TTTGTATAATACTACAACGTGAAGTGGAGTGTTGCAAGGGAAAAAGAGACCCTAACGTAGGTGAGACTGGAGAACAAGTGTTGCCGGACTTCGGCCCGGTAAGAAGATCAGTAGAGATGCTGAAGCAATTGCAGATGGGGATGAGAGCTTTCCTCTTGATGGCCTCCCGATTGTGGACATGCGTCTTCTTTCTCCTCAAGAAGCAGGTTAGAGCC ATATCACAAATGCAACCTGTTAAATATGAGATCTTCCCATTATCTCCATTGTCAAGGCATAGACTTA GTATAGTTAAAAGGAAAGTACTAGTATTGGATTTGGATGAAACATTAATTCACTCCCATCATGATGGAGTAGCAAGGCCAACAGTTAGATTTGGTACACCACCGGATTTTATTCTTAAGGTGAAAATAGATAGACATCCAGTCAGATTTTTTGTCCACAAAAGACCACATGTAGATTTCTTTCTAGATATTGTTAGTCAATG gTACGAACTAGTGGTTTTCACTGCTTCCATGGAAATCTATGGAGCAGCTGTTGCAGAAAAGTTAGATAACAACAGGGGTATTTTAAGAAGAAGATACTATAGACAACATTGTACACCAGAAATGGGTTCCTATACTAAAGATCTATCTGCAATTTGTTCAGATCTAGCATCAGTCTTTATACTTGATAATAGTCCTGGAGCCTACAGGGCTTATCCTC ATAACGCAATACCAATAAAATCATGGTTTAGCGACGCGGGAGATACTGCTCTGTTAAGTTTACTTCCAGTTTTGGATGCGCTTCGTTTTACACAGGATGTGCGGTCTGTTCTTTCAAggaatttacatttacatcATACTTGGTAG
- the Dd gene encoding CTD nuclear envelope phosphatase 1-like protein dullard isoform X3 produces the protein MEKRICMCTPLLYAEVECCKGKRDPNVGETGEQVLPDFGPVRRSVEMLKQLQMGMRAFLLMASRLWTCVFFLLKKQVRAISQMQPVKYEIFPLSPLSRHRLSIVKRKVLVLDLDETLIHSHHDGVARPTVRFGTPPDFILKVKIDRHPVRFFVHKRPHVDFFLDIVSQWYELVVFTASMEIYGAAVAEKLDNNRGILRRRYYRQHCTPEMGSYTKDLSAICSDLASVFILDNSPGAYRAYPHNAIPIKSWFSDAGDTALLSLLPVLDALRFTQDVRSVLSRNLHLHHTW, from the exons ATGGAAAAGCGTATTTGTATGTGCACGCCGCTACTATACGCGGAAG TGGAGTGTTGCAAGGGAAAAAGAGACCCTAACGTAGGTGAGACTGGAGAACAAGTGTTGCCGGACTTCGGCCCGGTAAGAAGATCAGTAGAGATGCTGAAGCAATTGCAGATGGGGATGAGAGCTTTCCTCTTGATGGCCTCCCGATTGTGGACATGCGTCTTCTTTCTCCTCAAGAAGCAGGTTAGAGCC ATATCACAAATGCAACCTGTTAAATATGAGATCTTCCCATTATCTCCATTGTCAAGGCATAGACTTA GTATAGTTAAAAGGAAAGTACTAGTATTGGATTTGGATGAAACATTAATTCACTCCCATCATGATGGAGTAGCAAGGCCAACAGTTAGATTTGGTACACCACCGGATTTTATTCTTAAGGTGAAAATAGATAGACATCCAGTCAGATTTTTTGTCCACAAAAGACCACATGTAGATTTCTTTCTAGATATTGTTAGTCAATG gTACGAACTAGTGGTTTTCACTGCTTCCATGGAAATCTATGGAGCAGCTGTTGCAGAAAAGTTAGATAACAACAGGGGTATTTTAAGAAGAAGATACTATAGACAACATTGTACACCAGAAATGGGTTCCTATACTAAAGATCTATCTGCAATTTGTTCAGATCTAGCATCAGTCTTTATACTTGATAATAGTCCTGGAGCCTACAGGGCTTATCCTC ATAACGCAATACCAATAAAATCATGGTTTAGCGACGCGGGAGATACTGCTCTGTTAAGTTTACTTCCAGTTTTGGATGCGCTTCGTTTTACACAGGATGTGCGGTCTGTTCTTTCAAggaatttacatttacatcATACTTGGTAG
- the Dd gene encoding CTD nuclear envelope phosphatase 1-like protein dullard isoform X2 — MEKRICMCTPLLYAEVCIILQREVECCKGKRDPNVGETGEQVLPDFGPVRRSVEMLKQLQMGMRAFLLMASRLWTCVFFLLKKQISQMQPVKYEIFPLSPLSRHRLSIVKRKVLVLDLDETLIHSHHDGVARPTVRFGTPPDFILKVKIDRHPVRFFVHKRPHVDFFLDIVSQWYELVVFTASMEIYGAAVAEKLDNNRGILRRRYYRQHCTPEMGSYTKDLSAICSDLASVFILDNSPGAYRAYPHNAIPIKSWFSDAGDTALLSLLPVLDALRFTQDVRSVLSRNLHLHHTW; from the exons ATGGAAAAGCGTATTTGTATGTGCACGCCGCTACTATACGCGGAAG TTTGTATAATACTACAACGTGAAGTGGAGTGTTGCAAGGGAAAAAGAGACCCTAACGTAGGTGAGACTGGAGAACAAGTGTTGCCGGACTTCGGCCCGGTAAGAAGATCAGTAGAGATGCTGAAGCAATTGCAGATGGGGATGAGAGCTTTCCTCTTGATGGCCTCCCGATTGTGGACATGCGTCTTCTTTCTCCTCAAGAAGCAG ATATCACAAATGCAACCTGTTAAATATGAGATCTTCCCATTATCTCCATTGTCAAGGCATAGACTTA GTATAGTTAAAAGGAAAGTACTAGTATTGGATTTGGATGAAACATTAATTCACTCCCATCATGATGGAGTAGCAAGGCCAACAGTTAGATTTGGTACACCACCGGATTTTATTCTTAAGGTGAAAATAGATAGACATCCAGTCAGATTTTTTGTCCACAAAAGACCACATGTAGATTTCTTTCTAGATATTGTTAGTCAATG gTACGAACTAGTGGTTTTCACTGCTTCCATGGAAATCTATGGAGCAGCTGTTGCAGAAAAGTTAGATAACAACAGGGGTATTTTAAGAAGAAGATACTATAGACAACATTGTACACCAGAAATGGGTTCCTATACTAAAGATCTATCTGCAATTTGTTCAGATCTAGCATCAGTCTTTATACTTGATAATAGTCCTGGAGCCTACAGGGCTTATCCTC ATAACGCAATACCAATAAAATCATGGTTTAGCGACGCGGGAGATACTGCTCTGTTAAGTTTACTTCCAGTTTTGGATGCGCTTCGTTTTACACAGGATGTGCGGTCTGTTCTTTCAAggaatttacatttacatcATACTTGGTAG
- the Dd gene encoding CTD nuclear envelope phosphatase 1-like protein dullard isoform X4: MEKRICMCTPLLYAEVCIILQREVECCKGKRDPNVGETGEQVLPDFGPVRRSVEMLKQLQMGMRAFLLMASRLWTCVFFLLKKQVRAISQMQPVKYEIFPLSPLSRHRLSIVKRKVLVLDLDETLIHSHHDGVARPTVRFGTPPDFILKVKIDRHPVRFFVHKRPHVDFFLDIVSQWYELVVFTASMEIYGAAVAEKLDNNRGILRRRYYRQHCTPEMGSYTKDLSAICSDLASVFILDNSPGAYRAYPPISVDVL, encoded by the exons ATGGAAAAGCGTATTTGTATGTGCACGCCGCTACTATACGCGGAAG TTTGTATAATACTACAACGTGAAGTGGAGTGTTGCAAGGGAAAAAGAGACCCTAACGTAGGTGAGACTGGAGAACAAGTGTTGCCGGACTTCGGCCCGGTAAGAAGATCAGTAGAGATGCTGAAGCAATTGCAGATGGGGATGAGAGCTTTCCTCTTGATGGCCTCCCGATTGTGGACATGCGTCTTCTTTCTCCTCAAGAAGCAGGTTAGAGCC ATATCACAAATGCAACCTGTTAAATATGAGATCTTCCCATTATCTCCATTGTCAAGGCATAGACTTA GTATAGTTAAAAGGAAAGTACTAGTATTGGATTTGGATGAAACATTAATTCACTCCCATCATGATGGAGTAGCAAGGCCAACAGTTAGATTTGGTACACCACCGGATTTTATTCTTAAGGTGAAAATAGATAGACATCCAGTCAGATTTTTTGTCCACAAAAGACCACATGTAGATTTCTTTCTAGATATTGTTAGTCAATG gTACGAACTAGTGGTTTTCACTGCTTCCATGGAAATCTATGGAGCAGCTGTTGCAGAAAAGTTAGATAACAACAGGGGTATTTTAAGAAGAAGATACTATAGACAACATTGTACACCAGAAATGGGTTCCTATACTAAAGATCTATCTGCAATTTGTTCAGATCTAGCATCAGTCTTTATACTTGATAATAGTCCTGGAGCCTACAGGGCTTATCCTC CTATCAGCGTTGATGTTCTGTAA